In Methylomonas sp. MK1, the following are encoded in one genomic region:
- the ftsZ gene encoding cell division protein FtsZ — translation MKYELLDSSGTAVIKVIGVGGGGGNAVNHMVEDGIDGVQFICANTDAQALREMSVESIVQLGVELTKGLGAGTRPEVGRAAAEENRDRIREVIAGADMVFLTAGMGGGTGTGAIAVFAEVAKELGVLTVAVVSKPFDFEGSKKKGVADAGLRELEKLVDSLIIIPNQKLLPTLGNNKSLVEAFRAANDVLRDAVQGITELITHPGLMNVDFADVKTVMSNMGSAIMGTGVASGENRARLAAEKAIACPLLDDNNLQGARGILVNVTSNGDLGLNEFDEIGSIMHAFASEDADMKIGMAVNPAMGQEIKVTVVATGMGEKAKQAASPISLVKKVAAGEINYDQLDKPTIVRQQKQESARESRFGAQPRNDVDLDYLDVPAFLRRQAD, via the coding sequence ATGAAATATGAATTATTGGATAGTAGCGGCACCGCGGTTATCAAGGTCATCGGCGTCGGTGGCGGTGGCGGCAACGCGGTTAACCATATGGTGGAAGATGGTATCGACGGCGTGCAATTTATCTGCGCCAACACCGATGCCCAAGCCCTGCGGGAAATGAGCGTAGAGTCCATTGTGCAACTGGGTGTAGAACTAACCAAAGGCCTGGGAGCAGGCACTCGTCCTGAAGTAGGCAGAGCAGCTGCCGAAGAAAATCGCGACCGCATCCGCGAAGTGATCGCTGGCGCCGACATGGTATTTTTGACTGCCGGCATGGGCGGCGGTACCGGTACCGGTGCTATCGCGGTATTTGCCGAAGTTGCCAAAGAACTGGGCGTACTGACCGTAGCCGTCGTATCCAAACCTTTCGATTTTGAAGGTTCCAAGAAAAAGGGCGTCGCCGATGCCGGTTTGCGCGAACTGGAAAAACTGGTCGATTCATTGATCATCATTCCAAACCAAAAATTGCTGCCAACTTTGGGCAACAATAAATCGCTGGTGGAAGCATTCCGCGCGGCTAACGACGTGTTGCGCGATGCGGTGCAAGGTATTACCGAGCTAATCACTCACCCTGGTCTGATGAACGTTGACTTTGCCGACGTGAAAACCGTCATGTCCAATATGGGCAGCGCGATCATGGGTACTGGCGTCGCCAGCGGCGAAAACCGCGCGCGTTTGGCAGCTGAAAAAGCGATTGCCTGCCCTTTGTTGGATGACAACAATCTGCAAGGTGCTCGCGGCATTCTGGTGAACGTCACCTCTAACGGCGACCTGGGCTTGAACGAATTCGACGAAATCGGCAGCATCATGCACGCATTTGCTTCCGAAGACGCCGACATGAAAATCGGTATGGCGGTCAATCCAGCTATGGGTCAGGAAATTAAAGTCACCGTCGTCGCCACCGGCATGGGCGAAAAAGCCAAGCAAGCCGCTTCGCCAATCAGCTTGGTGAAAAAAGTCGCGGCCGGCGAGATCAATTACGATCAATTGGACAAACCGACCATCGTGCGTCAGCAAAAACAGGAATCGGCCCGGGAATCTCGCTTTGGCGCGCAACCTAGAAACGATGTGGACCTGGATTACTTGGACGTACCGGCCTTCTTGAGACGCCAAGCAGACTAA
- the ftsA gene encoding cell division protein FtsA yields MAKKTDRNLLVGLDIGTSKVAAIVGEYRGGDEIEVIGIGTAPSKGLKKGIVVNLESTVHSIQRAIEEAELMAGCQIKSVFAGIAGSHIKSLNSHGIVAIKEKEVTQHDIDRVIDSARAVAIPADQKILHILPQEFVIDQQEGIKEPIGMSGIRLEAKVHMVTSSVSAEQNIVKCIRKCGLDVDDIVLEQLASCAAVLTDDEKDLGVCLIDIGGGTTDIAIFSEGAIKHTAVIPIAGDQVTNDIAVALRTPTKNAEEIKRQYACALTQLADPQQTIAVPSIGDREPRKISAQNLAEIVEPRYEELMLLVQAELRRSGYEDLIAAGMVITGGSSQVRGLVELAEEIFHMPVRMGVPLHVSGLTDVAENPIYSTAVGLLLYGKDHHGRALGMNDDGADLLSKIKSWFQGNF; encoded by the coding sequence ATGGCCAAAAAGACAGATCGAAATTTATTAGTGGGGCTTGATATAGGCACGTCGAAAGTCGCGGCTATCGTCGGTGAATACCGGGGTGGCGACGAAATCGAAGTGATCGGTATCGGCACCGCACCGTCCAAGGGCCTGAAAAAAGGCATCGTGGTCAATCTGGAATCGACCGTGCATTCCATCCAACGGGCGATTGAGGAAGCCGAATTGATGGCGGGTTGCCAGATCAAATCGGTGTTTGCCGGTATCGCCGGCAGCCATATCAAAAGCCTGAATTCGCACGGCATAGTGGCGATCAAGGAAAAGGAAGTTACTCAGCACGATATCGACCGAGTGATCGATTCGGCGCGGGCGGTGGCGATTCCGGCCGATCAGAAGATCCTGCACATCCTGCCGCAGGAGTTTGTGATCGACCAACAGGAAGGTATCAAGGAGCCGATCGGCATGTCAGGCATTCGTTTGGAAGCCAAGGTGCACATGGTCACCAGCAGCGTCAGTGCCGAACAGAACATCGTCAAATGCATCCGCAAATGCGGGCTGGATGTGGACGACATCGTGTTGGAACAACTGGCTTCGTGCGCGGCCGTGTTGACCGACGACGAAAAAGACTTGGGGGTGTGTCTGATCGACATTGGCGGCGGCACCACCGATATTGCGATTTTCTCGGAAGGTGCGATCAAGCATACAGCGGTGATTCCCATCGCCGGCGATCAAGTCACCAACGACATCGCCGTGGCGCTGCGGACGCCGACCAAAAACGCGGAGGAAATCAAACGCCAATACGCTTGCGCGTTGACGCAATTGGCCGATCCGCAACAAACCATCGCGGTCCCCAGCATCGGCGACCGTGAGCCGCGCAAGATCTCCGCGCAAAACCTGGCGGAAATTGTCGAGCCGCGTTACGAAGAATTAATGCTGCTGGTACAAGCAGAGTTAAGAAGAAGTGGGTATGAAGATTTAATTGCGGCCGGCATGGTAATTACCGGAGGCAGTTCGCAAGTAAGAGGATTGGTCGAATTGGCGGAGGAAATTTTCCATATGCCGGTTCGCATGGGTGTGCCGCTGCATGTATCCGGATTGACCGATGTGGCGGAAAACCCGATTTATTCGACCGCGGTGGGTTTGTTGCTTTATGGCAAGGATCATCACGGCCGGGCGTTAGGCATGAACGATGATGGCGCGGATCTGTTGTCAAAAATCAAAAGCTGGTTTCAAGGAAATTTTTAA
- a CDS encoding D-alanine--D-alanine ligase has protein sequence MKPLRIKNAADFGKVAVLLGGSAAEREISLNSGNAVFQALKAQGVDAVAIDVTASPIDALAGVKADRVFNVIHGRGGEDGVLQAVLQVMGLPYTGSGVMASALSMDKLRTKLCWQGLGLSTPLWYVLKSAADIDPCIAKLGFPVIVKPAQEGSSIGMSKATNRDELIAALQLAKQYLCDVYAEQWVQGQEFTVGILDGEALPAIRLETPNSFYDFDAKYRANTTKYHCPCGLSAEREQQLQALAVQACHALDVKGWARVDVFIDANDRSQLIEVNTVPGMTDHSLVPMAAKAVGISFDELVWRILETSMAGPGEPI, from the coding sequence ATGAAGCCATTACGCATCAAAAATGCCGCCGATTTCGGCAAAGTCGCGGTCCTGTTGGGCGGTTCGGCCGCCGAGCGCGAAATATCCTTGAACAGCGGCAACGCGGTGTTTCAAGCCTTGAAAGCGCAAGGTGTTGACGCGGTCGCGATAGACGTCACCGCTAGCCCAATCGATGCGTTGGCAGGCGTCAAAGCCGACAGAGTGTTCAACGTAATCCATGGTCGTGGCGGTGAAGACGGCGTGTTGCAGGCCGTCTTGCAAGTAATGGGTTTGCCGTATACCGGCTCCGGCGTGATGGCTTCGGCATTGAGTATGGACAAATTGCGTACCAAGTTGTGCTGGCAAGGTTTGGGTTTGAGCACGCCGCTTTGGTACGTGCTGAAAAGTGCCGCTGACATCGATCCTTGCATCGCCAAACTGGGATTTCCGGTGATCGTTAAACCAGCGCAGGAAGGCTCCAGCATCGGTATGAGCAAAGCGACTAATCGCGACGAATTGATCGCAGCCCTGCAATTGGCCAAGCAGTATCTATGCGACGTGTATGCAGAACAATGGGTACAAGGCCAAGAATTCACCGTTGGCATATTGGACGGCGAAGCACTGCCGGCAATCAGATTGGAAACGCCCAATTCCTTTTACGATTTCGATGCCAAGTATCGAGCTAACACCACGAAATACCACTGCCCCTGCGGCTTGAGCGCGGAGCGCGAACAACAATTGCAAGCCTTGGCGGTACAAGCCTGCCATGCCTTAGATGTGAAAGGCTGGGCGCGCGTGGATGTATTTATCGACGCTAACGACCGGTCGCAACTGATCGAAGTCAATACCGTACCGGGTATGACCGACCACAGTCTGGTGCCGATGGCCGCTAAGGCCGTGGGGATTAGTTTCGATGAGTTGGTCTGGCGCATTTTGGAAACCAGCATGGCGGGTCCAGGTGAGCCGATTTAG
- the lpxC gene encoding UDP-3-O-acyl-N-acetylglucosamine deacetylase — MIKQRTLKNTIRATGVGLHTGDKVYLTLHPSDPDTGIRFRRVDLETPVMIAARPENVGETKLSTTLVRDGVKVSTVEHLLSALAGLGIDNAIVDVSAAEVPIMDGSAGPFVFLLQSAGVVEQDVPKQYIRIKRAIRVEDGDKWAAFEPFDGFKVTFTIDFEHPAFSEHLKTAVMDFSSTTFVKEVSRARTFGFMKDIEFLRENNLALGGSLDNAIVVDDDKVLNEDGLRYADEFVKHKILDAIGDLYLLGYSLIGEYQGFKSGHALNNKLLLSLMNDKDAWEMVTFENAEEAPISFMHSAQTSARATG, encoded by the coding sequence ATGATTAAACAGCGTACTTTAAAAAACACCATCAGAGCCACCGGCGTCGGTTTGCATACCGGCGATAAGGTCTATCTGACCCTGCACCCCTCAGATCCCGATACCGGCATCCGTTTTCGCCGCGTGGATTTGGAAACTCCGGTGATGATTGCCGCGCGCCCTGAAAATGTCGGCGAAACCAAGCTATCCACGACTTTGGTTCGTGACGGCGTAAAAGTTTCCACGGTCGAACATTTGCTGTCGGCTTTGGCCGGCTTAGGCATAGACAACGCGATTGTCGATGTCAGCGCCGCGGAAGTACCGATCATGGACGGCAGCGCCGGACCATTTGTGTTTTTGTTGCAATCGGCTGGCGTGGTCGAGCAGGACGTACCCAAACAATATATCCGTATCAAACGCGCAATCCGCGTGGAAGACGGCGATAAATGGGCCGCGTTCGAACCGTTCGATGGCTTTAAAGTCACCTTTACCATCGATTTCGAACATCCGGCGTTTTCCGAACATCTAAAAACCGCTGTGATGGACTTTTCTTCGACTACGTTTGTGAAGGAAGTCAGCCGGGCCCGAACCTTTGGTTTTATGAAGGACATCGAGTTTTTACGCGAGAACAATCTGGCGCTAGGCGGCAGCCTGGATAACGCCATTGTGGTGGACGACGATAAAGTGTTGAACGAAGACGGTCTGCGCTACGCAGACGAATTTGTGAAACACAAAATTCTCGACGCCATCGGCGACTTATATTTGCTGGGCTATAGCCTGATTGGCGAATATCAAGGCTTCAAATCCGGCCACGCGTTGAACAACAAGTTGTTGCTAAGCTTAATGAACGACAAAGACGCCTGGGAAATGGTGACTTTCGAAAATGCCGAAGAAGCCCCTATATCCTTCATGCATTCCGCTCAAACTTCGGCTAGAGCTACCGGCTAA
- the murB gene encoding UDP-N-acetylmuramate dehydrogenase codes for MVTRGTLLNNEPLAKYTSWRVGGPAQHLYIPENKADLIEFIASLPAGEPLYWMGLGSNLLVRDGGIRGTVINTRGRLKEMYLADSERVYVEAGVPCAHVARFCADLGLTGAEFLAGIPGTMGGALKMNAGAFGGETWSIVEKVEMINPRGDVTQRDHHEFEVAYRSVKGLADEWFLSAQLKLSKGNSEASQQHIKALLEKRNASQPTNKPTCGSVFKNPPGDYAARLIEACGLKGFAIGGAVVSEKHANFIENRGNASSEDIETLIEHIQTQVQTQFGISLQTEVCRVGDKA; via the coding sequence ATGGTGACCAGAGGCACTTTATTAAACAACGAGCCGCTGGCGAAATACACCAGCTGGCGCGTCGGCGGTCCAGCCCAACACCTGTACATCCCGGAAAACAAAGCCGACCTGATCGAATTTATCGCCAGCCTACCCGCTGGCGAACCGCTGTATTGGATGGGCTTGGGTAGTAACTTATTGGTGCGCGACGGCGGCATTCGCGGCACGGTGATCAATACCCGCGGCCGTTTGAAAGAAATGTATCTGGCCGACTCCGAACGAGTTTACGTAGAAGCCGGCGTACCTTGCGCCCATGTCGCCCGCTTTTGCGCGGATTTAGGCCTGACCGGCGCCGAGTTTTTAGCCGGCATCCCAGGCACGATGGGCGGCGCGCTCAAAATGAATGCCGGCGCCTTTGGCGGCGAGACCTGGAGCATCGTCGAGAAAGTGGAAATGATCAACCCGCGCGGCGATGTAACCCAACGGGATCACCACGAATTCGAAGTGGCCTACCGTTCTGTAAAAGGTTTGGCCGACGAATGGTTCTTGTCGGCTCAACTGAAGTTAAGCAAAGGCAACAGCGAAGCCAGCCAGCAACATATCAAAGCACTACTGGAAAAACGCAACGCCTCGCAACCGACCAATAAACCGACTTGCGGTTCAGTATTCAAGAATCCGCCTGGCGATTACGCGGCCCGCTTGATCGAAGCCTGCGGCCTGAAGGGCTTTGCGATCGGCGGCGCAGTGGTGTCGGAAAAGCATGCCAATTTTATCGAGAATCGTGGCAACGCTAGCTCTGAAGATATAGAAACCTTGATCGAACATATTCAAACTCAAGTACAAACGCAATTCGGCATCAGTCTGCAAACTGAAGTCTGCCGGGTAGGTGATAAAGCATGA
- a CDS encoding cell division protein FtsQ/DivIB: MSRFRFIVISALLVGGGWWTWQQFGASALSSKPIRYVKIEGAFQYTSKDRLKEVLAPQMKQGYYQADMDAIHQAIKALPLVDKVDVKRVWPDAVHIRITEQKPVVRWGKSALLNKQGDLLVPDNIDEFKNLPLITGPDGQEKKLLEIMKGVYIVLKDKSMQLAEFHVNERRAWRIKLASGMEMQLGRKAPLENMQRFLRTMDLLGEEQLAMIASVDTRYPNGFAVTWKPEVTNIDWKAIVEKNKNLI, translated from the coding sequence GTGAGCCGATTTAGATTCATCGTTATTTCCGCACTGTTGGTCGGCGGCGGTTGGTGGACGTGGCAGCAATTCGGCGCCAGCGCACTGAGCAGTAAGCCGATTCGCTACGTCAAGATTGAGGGCGCGTTCCAGTACACCAGCAAGGACCGGCTGAAAGAAGTATTGGCGCCGCAAATGAAACAGGGCTATTACCAGGCAGACATGGATGCGATTCATCAAGCGATTAAAGCCCTGCCATTGGTAGATAAGGTCGATGTCAAGCGGGTGTGGCCGGATGCGGTGCATATAAGAATTACCGAGCAAAAACCGGTAGTGCGTTGGGGGAAATCGGCGCTGCTGAACAAGCAAGGCGATTTGTTGGTGCCGGACAATATCGACGAATTTAAAAATTTACCGCTGATTACCGGCCCGGACGGCCAGGAAAAGAAGCTGCTGGAGATCATGAAAGGCGTGTACATCGTCTTGAAGGATAAATCGATGCAGCTCGCCGAGTTTCACGTCAACGAACGACGAGCCTGGCGGATCAAGTTAGCCAGCGGCATGGAAATGCAGTTGGGCAGAAAGGCGCCGCTGGAAAATATGCAGCGCTTTCTAAGAACCATGGATTTATTGGGAGAGGAACAGCTGGCCATGATAGCGAGCGTGGATACCCGTTACCCGAACGGCTTTGCGGTGACCTGGAAACCGGAAGTCACCAACATCGATTGGAAAGCAATCGTGGAAAAAAATAAAAACCTGATTTAA
- the murC gene encoding UDP-N-acetylmuramate--L-alanine ligase, which yields MNRPNIENQALGDIDKIHFVGIGGTGMSGIAEVLSNLGYTVSGSDIKGSAVTDRLQAMGVKVYFGHHADNVLDVDVVVTSTAVDRTNPEIVTAYENRIPVIPRAEMLAELMRFRFGIAVAGTHGKTTTTSLTTMMLAEGGLDPTFVIGGRLNSAGANAKLGLGKYLVAEADESDASFLYLQPMMAIVTNIDQDHMETYGGSYSRLKDTFIKFLHQLPFYGLAVLCSDDPGVCAILPNISKPVKTYGVNEDADVRAIDIKQDGLRTHFTVLRWGGQPPLKVTLNLPGWHNMLNALAATTIATALGVDDAAIVKSLAEFKGVGRRFQINGDVDFNGGKLTLVDDYGHHPRELAATLEALRQAWPTRRKVVVFQPHRYTRTRDLFEDFVEVLSSVDVLILLDVYSAGEAPITGADGKALSRSIRVRGQVDPVFVQNREDLATILAGIVEKDDVVLTMGAGNVGQIAAELPHQLAEALR from the coding sequence ATGAACCGCCCCAACATCGAAAACCAAGCGCTGGGCGACATCGACAAAATCCATTTTGTCGGTATCGGCGGCACCGGCATGAGCGGCATCGCCGAAGTACTATCCAACCTGGGCTATACCGTGTCCGGGTCGGATATTAAAGGCTCGGCGGTTACTGATCGCCTGCAAGCCATGGGTGTGAAAGTCTACTTCGGCCACCACGCCGACAATGTGCTCGATGTCGATGTGGTCGTCACGTCTACCGCCGTCGATAGAACCAATCCGGAAATCGTCACCGCCTACGAGAATCGCATTCCGGTGATTCCGCGCGCGGAAATGCTGGCCGAATTGATGCGCTTTAGATTCGGCATCGCCGTCGCCGGCACCCACGGCAAGACTACCACCACCAGTCTGACCACCATGATGCTGGCCGAGGGTGGCCTGGACCCGACTTTTGTCATCGGCGGTCGCTTGAACAGCGCTGGCGCCAACGCTAAATTGGGCTTGGGTAAATATCTGGTTGCAGAAGCCGACGAAAGCGATGCCTCGTTTTTGTACCTGCAACCGATGATGGCGATAGTGACCAACATCGATCAAGACCATATGGAAACCTACGGCGGCAGCTACAGCCGTTTGAAGGATACTTTCATCAAGTTTTTGCACCAATTACCTTTTTATGGATTGGCTGTTTTGTGCAGCGACGACCCAGGCGTCTGCGCGATTTTGCCAAACATTTCCAAACCGGTGAAAACCTACGGCGTTAACGAAGATGCCGACGTCCGCGCCATCGACATTAAACAAGACGGCTTGCGTACGCATTTCACCGTGCTGCGCTGGGGCGGCCAACCGCCGCTAAAAGTCACGCTGAACCTGCCGGGCTGGCACAACATGCTGAACGCCTTGGCCGCCACGACCATAGCCACCGCGCTGGGCGTGGATGATGCGGCCATAGTCAAAAGTCTGGCCGAATTCAAAGGCGTGGGCAGACGTTTTCAAATCAATGGCGACGTAGATTTCAACGGCGGCAAACTAACCCTAGTCGACGATTACGGTCACCACCCGCGCGAACTGGCCGCCACTCTGGAAGCCTTGCGCCAAGCCTGGCCGACCCGCCGCAAGGTGGTGGTGTTTCAACCGCATCGTTATACCCGCACCCGCGACCTGTTCGAAGATTTCGTCGAGGTACTGTCCAGCGTCGATGTACTGATATTACTGGATGTGTATTCGGCCGGCGAAGCGCCGATTACCGGTGCCGACGGCAAAGCGCTGAGCCGCTCGATTCGAGTACGCGGCCAGGTTGATCCGGTATTCGTGCAAAACCGTGAAGATCTGGCCACCATCCTGGCCGGCATCGTCGAAAAAGACGACGTGGTATTGACCATGGGCGCCGGCAATGTCGGCCAGATCGCTGCTGAATTGCCGCACCAATTGGCTGAGGCCCTAAGGTAA
- a CDS encoding VPLPA-CTERM sorting domain-containing protein, with translation MSVNTRNAQTLKKVAATLAISLLGLSSAQAEVVNGTIYKTVDPVHGAGTTIDFYSFSLSSAANVVIDVLANEGYAAGWGAHPGAYVDINGDGELTLADSQFRIFQDTVSLTTEIVSGDDSPAYTIPGNTGGWADGSLLSRDSYLATALDVGNYIIAFGDYSLTIEEAVLGFNKGDVITGATGLNPVTGATGQDHFDYQITLTATDYVTGANLPLTITGEGVSAVPVPGAVWLFGSALAGLGVFGKRRTA, from the coding sequence ATGTCTGTTAACACTAGAAATGCCCAAACCTTAAAAAAGGTGGCTGCAACACTTGCTATTTCACTTTTAGGCCTAAGCAGCGCACAGGCCGAGGTCGTAAACGGAACCATCTATAAGACCGTCGACCCGGTTCACGGCGCCGGTACCACAATCGATTTCTATTCGTTTTCGTTGTCATCGGCTGCCAATGTTGTCATCGATGTCCTGGCGAATGAAGGCTACGCAGCGGGCTGGGGCGCACATCCCGGCGCCTATGTCGATATCAACGGCGACGGCGAACTAACCCTGGCGGATAGCCAATTCCGCATTTTTCAGGACACGGTCTCACTCACTACGGAAATAGTCAGCGGCGACGACAGTCCAGCCTACACCATACCTGGCAATACCGGCGGATGGGCCGACGGCAGCTTGTTGAGCCGAGACTCCTATCTGGCGACTGCTTTGGACGTAGGCAATTACATTATTGCTTTTGGAGATTACTCTCTCACCATTGAAGAAGCCGTGCTGGGTTTCAACAAGGGCGACGTTATCACTGGTGCAACTGGCCTCAACCCCGTAACTGGCGCCACAGGTCAGGATCATTTTGACTATCAAATAACCCTTACTGCTACCGACTACGTCACCGGAGCCAACCTGCCTTTGACCATAACCGGAGAAGGCGTTAGTGCAGTACCGGTTCCAGGGGCCGTTTGGTTGTTTGGTTCTGCGTTAGCGGGATTAGGCGTATTCGGCAAACGCCGCACCGCATAA
- the murG gene encoding undecaprenyldiphospho-muramoylpentapeptide beta-N-acetylglucosaminyltransferase: MSGRIVIMAGGTGGHVFPALAVAQEMRQRGWQVSWLGTEKGLESRVVPANNIDIDWLAVAGMRGKGLLSKLGAGIKLIQACLQARRILKQRQPNVVLGMGGFVAGPGGLMAKWLGIPLVIHEQNRVPGTTNRLLVKLAARKVLEAFPDSFAKSVHAICTGNPLRDAFIDLPEKSEWHPQAGRNLRILILGGSQGAKVLNDTVPEALAGLSNLDVKHQTGSAMQAEVAERYRKLGLNAEALAFIEDMATTYQWADLIICRAGAMTVSEVAACGLPAIFVPLLHAIDDHQTANAKYLTEAGAALLLPQPELNADNLRKTIEQAMTSLTSMSRAAKAKARLAATQTVADICVAEAAV, encoded by the coding sequence ATGAGCGGCCGCATCGTCATCATGGCAGGCGGCACCGGCGGACACGTGTTTCCGGCACTGGCAGTTGCTCAGGAGATGCGCCAACGCGGCTGGCAAGTCAGCTGGCTGGGTACCGAGAAAGGCCTGGAAAGCCGGGTAGTGCCCGCCAACAATATCGACATAGACTGGCTGGCGGTAGCCGGTATGCGCGGCAAGGGATTGCTGTCCAAACTCGGCGCCGGTATTAAATTGATTCAAGCCTGCCTGCAAGCACGGCGCATACTGAAGCAACGCCAACCTAACGTAGTATTGGGCATGGGCGGTTTTGTGGCCGGACCGGGCGGATTGATGGCGAAATGGTTGGGCATCCCGCTGGTGATACACGAACAAAACCGGGTACCCGGCACCACCAACCGTTTACTGGTGAAACTTGCTGCCCGCAAAGTATTGGAAGCGTTTCCGGATAGCTTCGCCAAGTCGGTACACGCCATCTGCACCGGCAATCCGTTGAGAGATGCGTTCATTGACCTGCCTGAAAAATCGGAATGGCATCCGCAAGCCGGCCGCAATTTAAGGATTCTGATCCTGGGCGGTAGCCAGGGCGCTAAAGTCCTGAACGACACTGTGCCGGAGGCCTTGGCCGGATTGAGCAATCTTGACGTAAAACACCAGACCGGCAGCGCCATGCAAGCTGAAGTGGCCGAGCGTTACCGCAAACTGGGTCTGAACGCCGAAGCCTTGGCCTTTATCGAGGATATGGCCACCACCTACCAATGGGCCGATTTGATTATTTGCCGGGCCGGCGCGATGACGGTCAGTGAAGTGGCGGCCTGCGGCTTGCCGGCGATTTTCGTGCCCTTGCTGCACGCCATCGACGATCACCAAACCGCCAACGCCAAATATTTAACAGAAGCCGGTGCCGCATTGTTGCTGCCGCAACCCGAATTAAACGCGGACAATCTGCGTAAAACCATAGAACAAGCCATGACATCATTAACATCCATGAGCCGGGCCGCCAAAGCCAAGGCCAGACTCGCCGCCACTCAGACTGTGGCCGATATTTGCGTTGCGGAGGCCGCCGTATGA